The following proteins come from a genomic window of Chanos chanos chromosome 15, fChaCha1.1, whole genome shotgun sequence:
- the LOC115828385 gene encoding calpain-5-like codes for MFSSVTPYKNQRYTEIKKHCREDKRLFEDPEFPCTNESLFYQKPLPGRVEWKRPGEISEDPHLFVEGISSHDLNQGEVGNCWFVAACSCLALKPDLWQKVIPDWKEQEWDSKYPENYAGIFHFQFWLFGEWVDVVVDDRLPTINGKLIYCHSKDSNEFWSPLLEKAYAKLSGCYESLSGGNTGDAVVDFSGAVTEPVDLVAEGYSDKPKEREALFDDLLKVYERGGIISCSIRASPDEFEARMACGLVKGHAYSVTAVRKVRLGHGLLAYFKNETIPLIRMRNPWGKHEWNGPWSDTSEEWAKVGDMERGNLDITVADDGEFWMLFDDWCKYFTDADVCRLINTSVLSIHKTWDEVVHFGSWTKHAEPLKNRCGGCMNHRSTFLQNPQYLFDVTKETDEVLISLQQRDMRMHRRRGEGENLSIGFALLQVELNRKYRMHDIITQQNVATSTYINARTVFMRKTLPKGRYIIIPSTFKPGIMGDFMLRVFTDVDSDCRELVEDKPRVRCWSSFLGYPQLVSHVYVHNAEGLQKQDSNGGADPYLIISCEGHSIRSTVKNDTLEPVFQTRAVFYRKKPRQPITIQVWNSNAIKDEFMGQVVLTATLKDSMEPQRLQLRKRGTEMANEMPGIINLRVVSSRELTAL; via the exons ATGTTTTCTTCTGTTACTCCATATAAAAACCAACGCTATACCGAGATCAAGAAGCATTGCAGAGAGGACAAAAGGCTGTTTGAGGACCCAGAGTTTCCCTGCACTAATGAATCGCTGTTTTACCAGAAGCCCCTCCCAGGGAGGGTGGAATGGAAACGCCCAGGA gagatCAGTGAGGATCCGCACTTGTTTGTGGAGGGGATCAGTTCTCATGACCTGAATCAGGGTGAGGTGGGGAACTGCTGGTTTGTGGCAGCATGTTCCTGCCTGGCCCTTAAGCCTGACCTCTGGCAGAAG GTCATTCCTGACTGGAAGGAGCAGGAATGGGATTCCAAATATCCAGAGAACTATGCAGGAATCTTCCACTTTCAGTTCTGGTTGTTTGGAGAATGGGTGGATGTTGTGGTGGATGATCGCTTGCCCACCATCAATGGGAAACTCATCTACTGTCACTCAAAAGACAGCAATGAGTTCTGGAGTCCTCTTTTGGAGAAGGCCTATGCAAA ACTGTCAGGCTGTTATGAATCTCTGAGCGGCGGGAACACAGGAGATGCAGTGGTGGATTTCAGCGGCGCCGTTACAGAACCCGTGGACCTGGTAGCAGAAGGTTACAGTGACAAGCCCAAGGAGAGAGAGGCGCTGTTTGATGACTTACTCAAAGTCTATGAAAGAGGGGGCATTATCAGCTGCTCTAtaagg GCATCGCCGGATGAGTTTGAGGCTCGCATGGCCTGTGGCCTGGTGAAAGGTCATGCGTATTCGGTGACGGCGGTGAGGAAGGTGCGGCTGGGACACGGCTTGCTGGCGTATTTTAAAAACGAGACGATCCCACTGATCCGCATGAGAAACCCGTGGGGAAAACACGAGTGGAACGGGCCGTGGAGCGACAC ATCTGAGGAGTGGGCCAAGGTTGGGGATATGGAGCGGGGAAATTTGGACATTACAGTTGCAGATGATGGAGAGTTCTG gaTGTTGTTCGATGACTGGTGTAAGTACTTCACAGATGCAGATGTGTGTCGTCTCATCAACACGTCTGTGCTGAGCATCCATAAGACCTGGGATGAAGTGGTGCATTTTGGGAGTTGGACGAAGCATGCTGAGCCTCTGAAGAACCGCTGTGGCGGCTGTATGAACCACAGATCAACCTTCCTCCAGAACCCTCAG TACCTGTTTGATGTGActaaagagacagatgaggTGCTGATTTCCCTGCAGCAGAGAGACATGAGGATGCACAGGCGTCGCGGGGAGGGAGAGAACCTCTCCATTGGCTTTGCCTTGCTTCAG GTGGAACTGAACAGGAAGTACCGTATGCATGACATCATCACACAGCAGAACGTTGCCACGTCAACATACATAAATGCACGAACCGTGTTCATGAGGAAAACTCTGCCCAAGGGCCGTTACATCATCATTCCCTCCACCTTTAAGCCAGGCATCATGGGAGACTTCATGCTCCGTGTGTTCACCGATGTTGACTCTGACTGCAG GGAACTGGTGGAGGACAAGCCCCGTGTTCGCTGCTGGTCGTCTTTCCTGGGCTATCCTCAGCTGGTCAGTCATGTGTATGTTCACAATGCAGAGGGGCTGCAGAAGCAGGACAGTAACGGAG GTGCCGACCCATATTTGATCATCTCCTGTGAGGGCCACAGCATCAGATCCACAGTGAAGAACGACACACTGGAACCAGTCTTCCAAACTAGAGCTGTTTTTTACCGAAAGAAACCCCGTCAACCAATCACAATTCAA GTGTGGAACAGTAACGCGATAAAGGATGAGTTTATGGGTCAGGTGGTTCTGACGGCCACTCTGAAGGACTCAATGGAGCCCCAGAGACTTCAGCTGCGGAAGAGAGGGACTGAAATGGCCAATGAGATGCCAGGGATTATAAACCTTAGAGTGGTCAGCTCCAGAGAACTCACTGCTCTGTAA